From the genome of Ziziphus jujuba cultivar Dongzao chromosome 4, ASM3175591v1:
tacataatatattaattaccaTTTAAGATTACAAGCTATTTTGTCAACTACATGATTTGAAAACAATAGGGATCACAGTTTTGCAGTAAAACTCATGATAGCacgatttgatatttttaatactagatatatattttttaaatagtttctggagcacataaaaaattagaatttaaaattaaaaacaaataaaatattaattgtgcatattaaaattctattgaaacaaaataaattttataaaaattcaacacttaataaatataattttaaattttaaaacttaataaatataattttaaattttaaaatttaatgcaatttaaaaattgatcggatttaaaaattgaaaaataaaattttaacattaatttaaatattaaaaacttaatttaaatttgattatataGTTTTGTATATAGCTGCTAATCTGTTAACATATttcaaaagggcaaaaaaaaatgttattaacaTATTAATCACTTCAATaactttcaaaaacaaaaaataataataataattaaaaaaaaaatcaaatagacAAATTTTAAGTAGTTCTTATTTCTTAGGAGTTTCACCACTTCTTTCACCACCCCATCTATTTCTTCATCATCACCTTTCTTTCCCATCTTCTCTCCAAATTCATATTTTGTATTGAATGTTAATTGTGGGATTGACATCAATATTTTAACTAGCTTTATCATTATCACCTTTCTTTCCCATCTTCTCTCCAAATTCATATTTTGTATTGAATGTCAATTATGGAATTGATATCAATATTTTAACTAGCTTTATCATTACACCGTTTTGATATGGTAATCTCATAAATAAgctctatatattaatattatacatcattatatatatatatattcaacctGATTACATTAAGATATTTCAACTCAACAAAGTTTAGAATATTAGTgcaaattaatctttttttgataattacaaattaatttattctatatatacatttatattatatttttttggaagaaaatttcattaaagtTATAATAAAAGCCTATTAATTGATTGGcaacagtttttattttttaatttttttcaatttttctgggAAATATAAATGCAACAGTTATTATAATTGAAAAGTAAAATGATTTGTTGTGGATCGGtaaattattatgaaaataaaaatttgggcTCATTTTCAGTTTTCATGAAAAACCCATAAATAGTAAGtaagaagaaaaacaattagCAGTAAGAAAAACGCAGATTTATTTTTAGTTGTCTTAAATACTCTTTTGGACTAGTGCGAGAGAAATCAAGCAGAGCTGCAGAGGGCTAGCagaagaaatacaaaaaaaacaaTGCATTACTGGGTTCGAGCTTCCTCCTCCGACTTCGGTGGAACTCCTCCTCAACCTCGCAGGCAAttccccttctctctctctctttttttttttttttaatataatttttttcgtaTAATTACAATTTCCAAGACTTCCTTTgtgtattgatttttttgtttttggattctCAGTGGTCACACTGCAGTCAATATTGGGAAATCAAAGGTTGTTGTGTTCGGTGGCCTCCTCGATAAGAAGTTTCTCAGCGATATCGTCGTCTATGATACAGGTTTTTCTATTTCCTAGTACCTCTGATTTTCAtcaatttgtttcttttgtatCGATTTTTCCCGTATATGCACTTctaattgatatttttcatctgggtttttttgtaattttatcaaaattttttagtgTCATGGATTGCTGGTGTTAAAGAATGTAATCATTTTGACCATattctgattttttttgttttcttttttttgttttttgttttacaatTGAGAATATTGGGTTTCATGCATacaacaaaacagaaaaaagaaaactttattttaagaacaccataattttgttttaggaataaTGGCAGAGCAGTTTACAAAAGGACTGCATTGTGGCTGAATCCGTTGTGTATGCAATTCTAGTGCTTACAGTTGCTTCGATAGTATCATTTATCATGGAAGACATGTGTTTGTTTAAAGGCTGTTGTAATTTGAAATTCACTTGTCTCCTTTTTAAACTTTGGCACAAGTTTGAATATGGGTTCTGATTGTTTCAGATAACAAATTATGGTTTCAGCCAGAGTGCTCTGGATGTGGCTCTGATGGACAAGTAGGTCCAAGTCCGCGTGCATTTCACATTGCTGTTGCAATTGACTGTAATATGTTCATTTTTGGGGGCCGTTCTGGTAGCAAAAGGTAATATTCATATGCATTCTCAATTCTTTATATCTTTATGAGTATTGTTACTTACTCTCAAACACCCAACGTTAATGGAAAATTCTGTGCTCAGGTTGGGCGACTTTTGGGTCTTAGATACTGGTAAGAGCAtcaatttaacaaattttcaaaGGCACCAAGCATAGTGTACATTTGCTTATAATGTTAGATAACCTTGGTTTAGTGCTGGTTTGAATTAAGTATTTGACATGCCGAGACTCTTGTTCCAGATATATGGCAATGGTCAGAGTTGACCAGTTTTGGTGACTTACCTTCGCCACGGGACTTTGCAGCAGCTTCAGCTATTGGAAACCGGAAAATCGTTATGTGGGTATTTAAATGATGCAATGCTAATTTTTTGGTGTTGGGTTTCTCATGTTTTGTTGAATAGGACTAATTTGATTGTAGGTATGGTGGTTGGGATGGAAAGAAGTGGTTGTCCGATGTATACGTCATGGACACAAGTAACTTCTTTATTCTGAGGCTTTGGACAAGGACActaaaaaatgcatatatagtGATTGGTTCGGTTAATTATTCTGCTAACATGGTCTTACGATATATTTCTTGGTCTTCTTCCTTGAGCAGTGTCACTTGAATGGACAGAGCTGTCAGTTACTGGATCAATACCTCCGCCTAGATGTGGCCATACAGTTACCATGGTTGAGAAACGATTGCTGGTATATGGTGGCAGAGGTGATGTAGTATACCATAAccttatttaattggttttcaGTGACTCTTGTTTTTTATCAGTAGACCTTACAGGATCTTAGACAGGTTTCATTCCCTTTCGGGAACACCTTCTCTTACTAGTAGGGTCTAAGCCTGATGCAAATATACCGAAAAAAGAGGATATCTATGGTCGATTCTACGACGAGTAGACCTTACTTTGACTTATTCCTAGAAGTGTTTACTTGAGGGCCTCCATTCGTCTAATTGTTATGCAATATAGATTTTTCTGATTACATATGTGGCAAGATAGTAAGCAATATAACTAATATGCTCCTGGCTGCGTCATCAATAACTATGTCTGGTATATAGCTGGCTTATGGATcaacaaattgaatggaaagAGATCTAATGCAAGGGAATGCTGCTAATGagattgttatttattatttttattcacatGCTATCACGTTATAATCCTTCTGTTATCCATCCAAAACATGACCCACATTTTCTGCAATTTCTCACGTCTTATATGGTACGTTTTCGTTGTGACTTTAGGGAAAATGTTTTTGGTTAGCCTAACTGTTAATGCAAAATATTTAGGAGAGTTTTCTAAGTTGGTCTTATAGTACGAAAAAAACTTCGGCTTCTAAGGGGTTTGAGTGAATCCTATAAATCATCTAAGGTAGTGGAGTGATTTGAGAAAATACTATCAAATTATGTAGTGGATTTATGCTTTGTTAAGCTAAACAAATATAAACTTTGTTCTTTGTGGATgaatgtttcaatttttatatgcttaatcTCTGTCTTTTGCAGGACTTTTTAAGTACATGACATGTATGCTTAAATTGAGAAAATGCAAATATAAGATTTGCATTTTATAACCTTAAAGTTGGtaaatatatgatttatgcAAAATGATTAAATTGATAGAAGGCATAAAATTACATTAACATGTTATTCTTTACTTGTTTGTGCCAAATTGTTAAAGCATGTTAATGTCTTGATCTTTACCTGTCAACATTAATATACAGACTTtagcaaaataaaagaaagagtggCATTGAGTTTAGAGTAGAAACTAATGGgcaattattgttaattttttaataagttcTATTCACCCTGACAAATTTAGGTTCGAGATCTTTCAGAGgtggaaattatatataaattacatgTCTGTCAAATTGGACATTTTGCATATTCTTTTGCACATGATATCTTTGGTCCCGATTGTGTCTATCATACGCAGACTTAAGTTTACTTTGTTTAACTTTCTAGTGTTTCTTTTTGCCCCATTTTCTTTTAGCTGATAAATGTAGTTTTGGATTACACCTTCCGTTTATAGAGTGGACTAATATGTCTGGTTtcatttaaattgtattttttagttGATGTTGTATTCTTTATCTGTGGTAGGAGGTGGAGGTCCAATCATGGGTGATTTATGGGCTTTGAAGGGTCTTATTGAAGAAGGTTATTACttaatattctttctttttccttcttttgttatgcaatattcttttgttttgtgtGGGCCATTGAACATGAGCATTGTTGTTGGCTTGTACTCGAGgatgtttctttttattatacACCCTTTACAGCATTTTGTCTGTTATGAAGTTAATTGAATTTAATTCATGGTTTAGTTGATCATGATTAGTGCTGGCTGCATATATTCTTAACTTAAAAGTAATATATCAATTCTGTCTTCATAGCAATACATGGTTTCTGAATCAACTAAGTTGTGTTTTCTCTTTGTTGTGGaaggaagaaaatgaaatgcCTGCATGGACCCAATTGAAGCTTCCTGGTCAAGCTCCTCCTCCATGTTGCGGCCATACAATCACATCCGGAGGGTTACATGTAATTGACATCTCCAGGCCCGTtacttcttttgttgattttgCTTCTTAAATTGTGGTTCTTGGTTCCTATTGCTTTGATTTTGGTTATGTTGATTGTGTTGAAAACATATTAAGAACAAGTTTAATTTTGGTAACATGAGGAGGGAGCAATCAAAATTTAGGTATAGGTATTGTAAGGTGTGATGGGTGCTGCTCTCTCTCACACATTTTTCATGTCTTTTTAATCTGAATAACGTCCTCCTACAACTCCTCAGGGTCTGCAATGCAATGATGattgcccccaaaaaaaaaaaaaaaaaaaatcatgtaaagGAAGATAAGGagaaatgagaaaaataataagtaCATTTAATCTGAGTCAAGAGGTTTGTATTACTAGGGAATGGTCATCCACTTCTAACTTTTCTTCATACATAATGCTATAGGAAGAGATATATTTGTTAACCTTGAACACTGGTATAATGCTTAGCTGGATAAACATGTTAATCTTCTCCACAACTTTGAGCAAATATCTATGATCTTCTGTAACTCTGAAGaatggtttttcctttttgccaTGATAAGTGGGATGTagctttattttttctgtagAAACTACTATATATGGTCTTAAAATCATATGAGCAATGCTAATGATGATTAAGGTGTATCTTCATTTGTTTCTCATGGATCCTGACATCCTTTTGTTGATTTACTTTTTGCCTGACCATAACTAGTTTTTGCAGCTATTGTTATTTGGAGGCCATGGGACTGGTGGCTGGTTGAGTCGTTATGACATTTATTACAATGACTGCATTGTTTTAGACAGGGGTGAGTACCTTTACGATATTTCCGTTATACTTCTTGCTAACTTGTGCAGGATTACAATTTTAAATAGCCGTATATTAGGTAAATCTTTTTGCTTGATACCATTCTTCAATGTGGGTTAAATAATTCAACGTTGACTTCTGATATTGAATATCTGATCTGTTGAATCTGAGATAATTTTGATGGTGAAATGGCAAAATTCAGATTGTAAACCTTCTAAGTTACTACATAGGCTTACTAAGCCCTCTAGGAGAAGATCATAtggcgcacacacacacacatgcacgCATGCACACTCACGCACGCACACACATTCCATATGCTACTGATGCTATAAGGTCACACATATGCTACTGATGCTATAAGGTTGGCGAACATTGCATcgcaacacacacacactccACATGCTACTGATGCTATAAGGTTGGCATGCATTGTATagcaacacacacacacacacacacatataaggCTGGCGAACATTGCATagcaacacacacacacacactccaTATGCTACTGATGCTATATGGTTGGTGaacatcacacacacacacacacataccaCACACCATCCACCCCCCCTATGCTACTAATGCTATAAGATTGTCGAACAttggacacacacacacacacacacactcactcACTCATATGCTAATGATGCTATAAGGTTGGGGAACATTGCTTGAAAGAGCTTGAAGTTACTATACCAATTGGGAAAATAGCAGCCATGTTACCAAAAGTTATGGTTAATCATCTTTAAGTTGCAAGTGGAGCTTAAATCTTCATCTCCATTGTTAAAGCTATATGGAAACGAAGAAGAAGCTAATAAATTGGAAGGCAAGAATGAGTTGACACTTCCTGTGTGTGTTGGTGGCAACTTCATTGTCCATATGATTAGAGCCTATGTTTGCAGCACACA
Proteins encoded in this window:
- the LOC107434919 gene encoding protein GLUTELIN PRECURSOR ACCUMULATION 3 encodes the protein MHYWVRASSSDFGGTPPQPRSGHTAVNIGKSKVVVFGGLLDKKFLSDIVVYDTDNKLWFQPECSGCGSDGQVGPSPRAFHIAVAIDCNMFIFGGRSGSKRLGDFWVLDTDIWQWSELTSFGDLPSPRDFAAASAIGNRKIVMYGGWDGKKWLSDVYVMDTMSLEWTELSVTGSIPPPRCGHTVTMVEKRLLVYGGRGGGGPIMGDLWALKGLIEEENEMPAWTQLKLPGQAPPPCCGHTITSGGLHLLLFGGHGTGGWLSRYDIYYNDCIVLDRVSAQWKRLPTSTELPPARAYHSLNCIGSRYLLFGGFDGKTTFGDLWWLVPEDDPIAKRPTTLSPVSPPQNKDMASENDYFQSGVKEGQREKSTVSDLQKRLGISVSLADKRIPIVDESEDKEFMELASSLVGETVSSNGQLSHNQATLLLRDHWRKSTPSSLPLKELGPLLRDYQRLIAHRHLENGASQKQFIESGFAAKEAYRFYHIKNVHQLRLDDIPHLLAEYKRLLPE